A portion of the Mesobacillus sp. AQ2 genome contains these proteins:
- a CDS encoding sugar kinase — protein sequence MFPELVTIGETMAIFEANLDGPLRYVQNFSKRFGGAESNVAIGVARLGHSAGWISQVGNDELGKYLVSSIRGEGVDTSRVVTTTKAATGLYIKERIREGSTQVYYYRSGSAASLLTAEDIDWDYVKNARILHLTGITPFLSNNCMELVFEAIRVAKNNNVMVSFDPNLRFKLMEGKPNAREIVMDIARESDIFMPGLDEAEFLMGTRDYDKIAQHLQNTGVSQIAIKNGEIGTYYVSKSEGSGFSPSIKVDRVIDPIGAGDGFAAGLLSGILEGKSLKESVELGATIGAMVVTVRGDIEGLPDREAIAGFRKNNRDVLR from the coding sequence ATGTTTCCTGAACTTGTAACAATAGGAGAAACGATGGCAATATTTGAAGCCAATTTGGACGGACCGCTTCGATATGTCCAGAATTTCAGCAAAAGATTCGGCGGAGCTGAATCGAATGTTGCCATAGGAGTAGCCAGACTAGGACATTCTGCAGGGTGGATCAGCCAGGTGGGGAACGACGAACTTGGCAAGTATCTTGTTTCATCAATCCGCGGTGAAGGAGTGGATACATCTCGGGTTGTCACCACTACCAAGGCAGCAACAGGTCTATATATAAAAGAAAGAATCCGTGAAGGATCTACCCAGGTATATTATTATCGAAGCGGATCCGCAGCCAGTCTTCTCACAGCTGAAGATATTGACTGGGATTATGTGAAAAACGCTAGAATTCTTCATCTGACCGGAATCACACCATTTTTAAGCAATAACTGTATGGAACTGGTTTTTGAAGCAATTCGGGTCGCGAAAAATAATAATGTGATGGTTTCCTTTGACCCAAACCTCAGATTCAAGTTGATGGAAGGGAAACCGAATGCTAGAGAAATCGTAATGGACATAGCCAGGGAATCAGATATTTTTATGCCTGGATTGGATGAAGCCGAGTTTTTAATGGGAACAAGGGATTATGACAAGATAGCTCAGCATCTTCAAAATACAGGCGTTTCTCAAATTGCAATTAAAAATGGAGAAATAGGGACGTATTATGTTTCAAAGTCTGAGGGATCTGGTTTTTCTCCGAGTATAAAAGTAGACAGAGTGATTGATCCAATTGGAGCCGGGGACGGGTTTGCGGCAGGCTTGCTTTCGGGAATCCTTGAAGGAAAGTCCCTTAAGGAATCAGTAGAACTGGGTGCAACAATAGGTGCAATGGTTGTTACTGTAAGAGGAGATATCGAAGGACTTCCAGACCGTGAAGCAATCGCTGGATTCAGGAAGAATAATAGGGACGTTTTACGTTAG
- a CDS encoding bifunctional 4-hydroxy-2-oxoglutarate aldolase/2-dehydro-3-deoxy-phosphogluconate aldolase, translating to MKQELLNRILESGIVAVVRRVPEDKVMHAISALVEGGVTGIEMTMDSPNVLEVIKMAKKEFNGRAVIGAGTVLDAQSALMAIHAGAEFLFAPTLNEETIKVANRYGKIAIPGVFTPTEMLQAYEWGADIVKIFPASTLGPSFIKDVRGPLGHIMMMPTGGIDLNNISDYIKAGAVAAGVGGSLLKKEYIEKEQWNELTQHAGKFVEIVKATRNG from the coding sequence ATGAAACAGGAACTGCTAAATAGAATACTAGAATCGGGTATTGTTGCGGTTGTCAGGCGTGTACCCGAAGATAAAGTCATGCATGCCATTTCAGCTCTGGTAGAAGGCGGAGTTACAGGCATCGAGATGACAATGGACTCTCCAAATGTTCTTGAAGTGATTAAAATGGCAAAGAAAGAATTCAATGGCCGGGCAGTAATAGGAGCAGGAACTGTTTTGGACGCGCAGTCTGCCCTCATGGCTATCCACGCAGGAGCCGAATTTCTGTTTGCTCCAACATTGAATGAAGAGACAATAAAAGTAGCGAACCGATATGGGAAAATTGCTATTCCAGGAGTTTTTACCCCGACTGAAATGCTTCAGGCTTATGAATGGGGAGCGGATATTGTGAAGATCTTTCCGGCCAGCACGCTTGGACCATCATTTATTAAAGACGTAAGAGGACCACTTGGGCATATAATGATGATGCCGACAGGTGGAATCGACCTGAACAATATTTCTGATTATATTAAAGCAGGAGCCGTTGCTGCAGGGGTAGGAGGCTCTTTGTTGAAAAAGGAATATATCGAAAAAGAACAATGGAATGAACTCACCCAACATGCTGGCAAGTTTGTTGAAATTGTAAAAGCTACAAGAAATGGATAG